From the genome of Chthoniobacterales bacterium, one region includes:
- a CDS encoding helix-turn-helix domain-containing protein has protein sequence MSAPATTDPRPAPVERLAYNAEETAQALGISLVTLWRLEKRGLLKPSRALRHPRWSRTEIERFLEETK, from the coding sequence ATGAGCGCCCCTGCCACAACCGACCCAAGGCCCGCGCCCGTCGAGCGCTTGGCCTATAACGCCGAGGAAACCGCGCAGGCTCTCGGAATTTCCTTGGTCACACTATGGAGGCTGGAAAAGCGCGGATTGTTGAAACCATCCCGCGCCCTGCGACATCCCCGATGGTCGCGCACGGAGATCGAGCGCTTCTTGGAGGAAACGAAATGA
- a CDS encoding helix-turn-helix domain-containing protein, giving the protein MKHATFHANSGPFATVSETAKTFNVTERTIRAWIKTGILAAIKVGGVVRISRNSVQRIAEGAK; this is encoded by the coding sequence ATGAAGCACGCTACGTTTCATGCAAACAGTGGGCCTTTCGCGACCGTCTCCGAAACGGCCAAAACCTTCAACGTCACCGAGCGAACGATTCGCGCGTGGATAAAGACGGGCATCCTCGCCGCGATCAAGGTCGGAGGGGTTGTCCGAATCTCCCGCAATTCCGTTCAGCGCATAGCGGAGGGTGCAAAATGA
- the nusA gene encoding transcription termination/antitermination protein NusA: protein MSNELLTMLEYLERERGISRDTLLQAMQEAIIKAAGKGFGGFTRELRVEISPKTGKIRGVANVLVVDKVTNPQEEILLARAKVIKPSVQVGDTLEVEVEPAAFGRIAAGVARNAIMSSIRRVEKERIYEEFKDRAGDIVSGSVRRFVKSDVIIDLGKFEAVMPARERVMTEDYSVGDRLRAYVVAVENGKDGPQIILSRSHPNFVRKLFQLEVSEIADGTVQLKGIAREAGVRTKVAVASADSKVDPVGACVGMRGARVKNIVRELNNEKVDIIKWSEDPKEFVVEALKPAKIKTIEINEAGKRVKVTVDEDQLSIAIGKKGQNARLTAKLTGWEVDIEKDASKEQAFESQVTSATELFKTQLGLDEETASKLVQNGIPSPQDLVAGGVDAGDLVEMLGVEESKANEILERARGLEAKKPEPAPAGVAE from the coding sequence ATGAGTAACGAACTGCTGACGATGCTGGAGTATCTCGAGCGCGAGCGCGGTATTTCCCGCGATACGCTGCTTCAGGCGATGCAAGAGGCCATCATCAAGGCTGCCGGCAAAGGCTTTGGCGGCTTCACCCGTGAATTGCGCGTGGAAATCAGCCCCAAGACCGGAAAAATCCGCGGCGTGGCCAATGTCCTTGTCGTGGACAAAGTGACGAACCCGCAGGAGGAAATCCTCTTGGCGCGGGCCAAGGTGATCAAGCCGAGTGTGCAGGTCGGGGACACGCTCGAAGTCGAGGTCGAACCGGCCGCCTTCGGACGCATTGCCGCCGGAGTGGCCCGGAACGCGATCATGTCGAGCATTCGTCGCGTCGAGAAAGAGCGCATCTACGAGGAATTCAAAGACCGTGCCGGTGATATTGTCAGCGGTTCGGTTCGTAGATTCGTGAAAAGCGACGTCATCATCGATCTCGGCAAGTTCGAGGCCGTGATGCCCGCCCGGGAGCGCGTGATGACCGAGGATTACAGCGTCGGCGACCGCCTCCGCGCCTACGTGGTCGCGGTGGAGAACGGGAAAGACGGTCCGCAAATCATTCTCTCTCGGAGTCATCCGAATTTTGTCCGCAAGCTTTTCCAGCTCGAGGTGAGCGAAATCGCGGACGGCACGGTGCAGCTCAAGGGTATCGCGCGCGAAGCCGGCGTCCGCACCAAGGTGGCCGTGGCCAGCGCGGACAGCAAAGTGGATCCGGTCGGCGCGTGCGTCGGCATGCGCGGGGCACGGGTGAAGAACATCGTGCGCGAACTCAACAACGAGAAGGTCGATATCATCAAGTGGAGCGAGGATCCCAAGGAATTCGTCGTCGAAGCGCTCAAGCCCGCGAAGATCAAGACGATCGAGATCAATGAAGCCGGCAAGCGCGTCAAAGTGACCGTCGATGAAGACCAGTTGTCCATCGCCATCGGCAAGAAGGGACAGAATGCGCGACTCACGGCCAAGCTTACGGGTTGGGAAGTGGACATCGAGAAGGATGCCTCCAAGGAGCAGGCCTTCGAAAGCCAGGTGACCAGCGCCACCGAGCTGTTCAAGACGCAACTCGGTCTCGATGAAGAGACTGCTTCCAAGCTGGTTCAAAACGGCATTCCGAGCCCGCAGGACCTTGTCGCGGGTGGCGTGGATGCCGGCGATCTTGTTGAGATGCTCGGCGTCGAGGAATCCAAAGCCAACGAGATTCTCGAGCGCGCCCGGGGTTTGGAAGCCAAGAAACCCGAGCCCGCACCAGCAGGGGTAGCAGAGTAA